In Phormidium ambiguum IAM M-71, one DNA window encodes the following:
- a CDS encoding tetratricopeptide repeat protein: MDNNYQEALNLHRQQQFSAAESKYREYLETNSNHAEAWLNLGILYYQTQNYLQAQKAIYKSLEIDGINAQAYYVLGFCLQATDDLPEAISAYQDAIAIDSTLIDAYNNLGNLLLQTGKIPEAEAVFREAIATNFQHFGSYINLGNLLIQQNKIDSAIDVYQAALKLNSENPDILHNLEVAVNLQNSPAYIRETANKLYQEGKFAEAIAKYQEFLATKTRDATVYLAISECYKNLDRATEVIRTLEEGIRLYPTAEQLHFALITYLQTAGKAQEAVACAEAANRLFPHNYTFKILSKLMLPLVYDTEKEIRYYRQRFTAGLESLIQETTLKTTEDRQNTLRGLICLTTFYLGHQGLDVLNLQQQWGNLIYQIVAANYPQWVQPLTMPPLKESNKIRVGYVSNYLHSYSGTLWLTGWLKFSDKSKFEIYCYYTGNEPDYVTKQFQDCSDKFHHIPGNFTAVCQQIVADELHILVLPEIGMDSQTVIMAGLRLAPIQCTAWGHPVTSGIPTIDYFLSSQLMEPENAQKHYSENLILLPNIGVAYPKPKDIPAMKKSRAEFGLSDRDVLYLCCQAPFKYLPQHDYILAEIALRVPQAKFLFLRGELLQKRLKRAFAQVNLNYEDYCLFLKIPTRPDYLMVNLLSDIFLDTIGWSGGNTSLEAIACNLPIVTQPGEFMRGRHAESFLKMIGVTETIGKTDSEYIEIAVKLGLNSEWRQEVATRMKTNCDRLFDDQTCVRGLEEFYSQVVQQNTVRDRRY, translated from the coding sequence GTGGATAACAATTATCAAGAAGCTTTAAATTTACATCGGCAACAACAATTTAGTGCTGCTGAATCAAAGTATAGAGAATATTTGGAAACAAACAGCAACCATGCCGAAGCTTGGTTAAATTTAGGGATTCTTTACTATCAAACCCAAAATTATCTACAAGCACAAAAGGCTATTTATAAATCATTAGAAATTGATGGGATAAATGCTCAAGCATATTACGTCCTTGGTTTTTGTTTGCAAGCAACAGATGATTTACCAGAAGCAATATCCGCTTACCAAGATGCGATCGCCATTGACTCAACCCTAATAGATGCTTACAATAACTTAGGAAATTTGCTCCTGCAAACAGGCAAAATTCCTGAAGCTGAAGCGGTTTTCCGGGAAGCGATCGCTACTAATTTTCAACATTTCGGTAGTTACATTAATTTAGGGAATTTGTTAATTCAACAGAACAAAATTGACTCAGCTATTGATGTATATCAAGCTGCTTTAAAACTTAATTCTGAAAATCCTGATATTTTACACAATTTGGAAGTTGCCGTAAATTTGCAAAATAGTCCAGCTTATATTAGAGAAACTGCTAACAAGCTTTACCAAGAAGGAAAGTTTGCAGAGGCGATCGCTAAATATCAAGAGTTTTTAGCTACTAAAACTAGAGATGCAACTGTTTATTTAGCAATTAGTGAATGTTATAAAAATCTCGATCGCGCTACAGAAGTTATTCGCACGCTAGAAGAAGGAATTCGGCTTTATCCCACAGCAGAACAATTACATTTTGCGCTAATTACATATTTACAAACCGCAGGGAAAGCTCAAGAAGCTGTTGCTTGTGCAGAAGCAGCAAATCGCCTTTTTCCACATAATTATACTTTCAAAATTCTTAGTAAATTAATGTTACCTTTAGTTTACGATACAGAAAAGGAAATTAGGTATTATCGGCAAAGGTTCACCGCAGGATTAGAAAGTTTAATCCAAGAAACAACATTAAAAACTACAGAAGATCGACAAAATACTTTAAGAGGTTTAATTTGTTTAACTACCTTTTATCTGGGACATCAAGGATTAGATGTTTTAAATTTACAGCAGCAATGGGGAAATTTAATTTACCAAATTGTCGCAGCAAATTATCCTCAGTGGGTACAACCTTTGACAATGCCACCATTGAAAGAAAGTAATAAGATTCGCGTAGGTTATGTTTCCAATTATCTACATTCTTATAGTGGAACTTTGTGGTTAACTGGTTGGTTAAAATTTAGCGACAAATCAAAGTTTGAAATCTACTGTTACTATACAGGAAATGAACCAGATTATGTAACTAAGCAATTCCAAGATTGTAGCGATAAATTTCATCATATACCTGGAAATTTTACAGCAGTTTGTCAACAAATAGTGGCTGATGAATTACACATTTTAGTGTTACCTGAAATTGGGATGGATTCGCAAACAGTTATTATGGCTGGATTGCGTTTAGCACCTATACAATGTACAGCTTGGGGTCATCCTGTGACTTCGGGAATACCAACTATTGATTACTTTTTGTCTAGTCAGTTAATGGAACCAGAAAATGCCCAAAAACATTATTCAGAAAATCTAATTTTATTACCAAATATTGGGGTCGCTTATCCAAAACCGAAAGATATTCCAGCGATGAAAAAAAGTAGAGCAGAGTTTGGATTATCCGATCGTGATGTATTGTATTTATGTTGTCAAGCACCTTTTAAGTATTTGCCACAACATGATTATATTCTTGCCGAAATTGCGCTTCGTGTCCCACAAGCGAAATTTTTGTTTCTCCGAGGTGAATTACTTCAAAAACGGTTGAAGCGTGCTTTTGCTCAAGTCAATTTAAATTATGAAGATTATTGTTTATTTCTTAAGATTCCAACCAGACCAGATTATTTAATGGTAAATTTGCTGTCGGATATATTCCTAGATACTATAGGGTGGTCAGGAGGAAATACATCTTTGGAAGCGATCGCTTGTAATTTACCCATTGTGACTCAACCTGGGGAATTCATGCGCGGTCGTCATGCAGAGAGCTTTTTAAAAATGATTGGTGTTACAGAGACGATCGGGAAAACAGACTCAGAATATATAGAAATTGCTGTTAAATTAGGTCTAAATTCTGAGTGGCGGCAAGAAGTTGCTACTAGAATGAAAACTAATTGCGATCGCCTTTTTGATGACCAAACTTGTGTGCGAGGATTGGAAGAATTTTACTCTCAAGTTGTACAACAAAATACAGTTAGAGATCGCAGATATTAG
- the miaA gene encoding tRNA (adenosine(37)-N6)-dimethylallyltransferase MiaA, which produces MSDYQPALITICGATATGKSGLALAVAQRLNSAIISADSRQVYREFDIGTAKPSLFEQNLVRHYLIDFCHPWVTLTLADYQEQAQALISEQQQAGSVPLLVGGTGLYIRSVVQGLKIPRVAPQLDLRSQLENLGQIQLYAFLQQVDPTAAQKIHANDLVRTLRALEVFYVTGKPISEQQGENPPNYPILQIGLDCNPEDLQKRIARRTEKMIADGLVAEVESLCKKYGADLPLLNTLGYAEIKQYLAGEITLENAKELTILHTRQFAKRQRTWFRGYPEIEWFNADDSDLLEKVWRRIQDFVS; this is translated from the coding sequence ATGAGTGATTACCAACCAGCATTAATTACTATTTGTGGGGCAACGGCGACGGGGAAATCGGGGCTAGCTTTGGCTGTGGCGCAACGACTAAATTCAGCAATTATTAGCGCGGATTCTCGTCAAGTGTACCGCGAATTTGATATTGGTACGGCGAAACCTTCTTTGTTTGAGCAGAATTTGGTACGACATTATTTAATAGATTTTTGTCACCCTTGGGTGACATTAACGCTGGCGGATTATCAGGAACAAGCTCAAGCATTAATTAGCGAACAGCAACAAGCAGGAAGTGTGCCTTTATTAGTTGGTGGTACGGGTTTATATATTCGTTCTGTGGTGCAGGGTTTAAAAATTCCGCGTGTTGCGCCACAATTGGATTTGCGATCGCAATTAGAAAACCTCGGACAAATTCAACTTTACGCTTTTCTGCAACAAGTCGATCCTACTGCTGCCCAAAAAATTCACGCTAATGATTTAGTCAGAACTTTACGAGCATTAGAAGTATTTTACGTCACTGGCAAACCCATTTCTGAACAACAGGGAGAAAACCCTCCCAATTATCCAATTTTGCAGATTGGTTTAGATTGTAATCCAGAAGATTTGCAAAAACGGATTGCGCGACGTACCGAAAAAATGATCGCTGATGGATTGGTAGCAGAAGTAGAAAGTCTTTGTAAAAAATATGGTGCAGATTTGCCTTTATTGAATACTTTGGGTTATGCGGAAATTAAGCAATATTTAGCCGGAGAAATTACCCTGGAAAACGCGAAAGAATTAACGATTTTGCATACGCGACAATTTGCGAAACGCCAACGTACTTGGTTTAGAGGTTATCCTGAAATTGAATGGTTTAATGCTGACGATTCGGATTTATTAGAAAAGGTTTGGCGGCGAATACAAGATTTTGTTAGTTAG
- a CDS encoding VIT domain-containing protein, with translation MKLISILPVTLLFSGAVGTIVLSLPTSSQVVAQRTRTASPTNQTQQQPTGGLFVQSKDGQQQVFPLKHTEVKAKVSGNVSRVEVTQTFENPFSDPLEAIYVFPLPDEAAVDDMEIKIGDRIIKGNIKKREEAQEIYDRARREGRTAGLLEQERDNIFTQSLANIKPGERIDVTIRYTDSLKFEGGNYEFVFPMVVGPRYIPGNPINPSSNDTDRVPDASRITPPVLRPGTRSGHDINVSVEIDAGVPISEVNSTSHKIATSRQNNIINVQLAKEDNIPNKDLILRYRIAGNNTQTTVLTQSDEKGGHFAVYLIPALTYRSNEIVPKDMVFLMDTSGSQAGEPLAKSKELMRRFINGLNSNDTFTIIDFANTTKQLSPTPLANTKENRDRAMAYIDALDARGGTELLNGIRAVLNFPPAPSGRLRSVVLLTDGYIGNENEVIAEVQRNLKSGNRLYGFGVGSSVNRFLINRLAEVGRGTSQVIRQDEPTQAVAEKFFRQINNPVLTNIQVSWQGGGETAVIYPLAAPDLFANQPLVLFGKKRDKVNGNLRIVGVAAGGKRYEKTLPVNFDSTGNLAIAQLWGRARIKDLMNQMFGGETKTGVDAVTETALSYRLLSQYTAFVAVSEEVRVNPDGTRQRVQVPVELPQGVSYEGIFGREEGVSPGGNMRFASPRSRAAGGVRGGDFSTTNRLQGQTIFPLSPPPPPPPPPPQPIRGLDGDVAQNTSRIEVISADGLDANAIASITQKLQNVNIPNNISGEIVLELSLQNGRVRRIILDDKASTAKDQKVVDEIRRSLLTWQAPKSINNTIRLRLRIRN, from the coding sequence ATGAAACTTATTTCTATCTTACCCGTAACTTTACTTTTTTCTGGCGCAGTGGGGACGATCGTTTTATCTTTACCTACATCTTCGCAAGTTGTCGCGCAAAGAACTAGAACTGCTTCTCCAACAAATCAAACTCAACAACAACCAACTGGCGGTTTGTTTGTTCAATCTAAAGACGGACAACAACAAGTTTTTCCTTTAAAACACACGGAAGTAAAAGCAAAAGTCAGTGGAAATGTGTCACGAGTTGAGGTGACACAAACTTTTGAAAATCCTTTTTCCGACCCTTTAGAAGCGATTTATGTATTTCCATTGCCGGATGAAGCGGCGGTGGATGATATGGAAATTAAAATTGGCGATCGCATTATTAAAGGTAACATTAAAAAACGAGAAGAAGCGCAAGAAATTTACGATCGCGCCAGAAGAGAAGGACGTACTGCCGGATTATTAGAACAAGAAAGAGATAATATTTTTACCCAATCACTTGCTAACATCAAACCTGGCGAAAGAATTGATGTCACGATTCGTTATACAGATAGTCTGAAATTTGAGGGAGGAAACTATGAATTTGTGTTTCCAATGGTAGTTGGGCCTAGATATATTCCCGGAAATCCGATCAATCCTAGTAGCAACGATACTGACAGAGTTCCTGATGCTTCGCGCATTACTCCACCCGTTTTGCGTCCGGGTACTCGTTCCGGTCATGATATAAATGTGAGTGTGGAAATAGATGCAGGAGTGCCAATTTCTGAAGTAAATTCTACTTCCCATAAAATCGCAACTTCTCGACAAAATAATATTATAAACGTTCAATTAGCTAAAGAAGATAATATCCCGAATAAGGATTTAATTTTGCGTTATCGCATTGCAGGAAATAATACTCAAACAACAGTTTTAACTCAATCTGATGAAAAAGGCGGTCACTTTGCGGTTTATTTAATTCCCGCTTTGACATATCGCAGTAATGAAATTGTACCCAAAGACATGGTGTTTTTAATGGACACTTCCGGTTCTCAAGCTGGCGAACCTTTAGCAAAATCAAAAGAGTTAATGCGTCGATTTATTAATGGTTTAAATTCTAATGATACTTTTACAATTATTGATTTTGCTAACACAACCAAACAATTATCACCTACACCGTTAGCGAATACAAAAGAAAATCGAGATCGAGCAATGGCGTATATTGATGCTTTGGATGCTAGGGGTGGAACAGAATTACTGAATGGGATTCGCGCCGTTCTAAATTTCCCACCTGCACCATCAGGAAGATTGCGAAGTGTTGTACTTTTAACTGATGGTTATATTGGGAATGAAAATGAAGTAATTGCCGAAGTCCAACGAAACTTAAAATCAGGAAATCGTCTTTATGGTTTTGGCGTTGGCAGTTCGGTAAATCGGTTTTTAATTAATCGTTTGGCAGAAGTGGGTAGGGGAACTTCTCAAGTGATTCGTCAAGATGAACCTACTCAAGCAGTTGCCGAAAAGTTTTTCCGCCAAATTAATAATCCGGTACTGACTAATATTCAAGTTAGTTGGCAAGGTGGCGGAGAAACTGCTGTTATTTATCCCTTAGCTGCGCCGGATTTGTTTGCCAATCAACCATTAGTTTTGTTTGGCAAAAAGCGAGATAAAGTTAATGGGAATTTGCGGATTGTTGGGGTTGCTGCTGGTGGTAAACGCTATGAAAAAACGCTACCAGTTAATTTTGATAGTACGGGAAATTTGGCGATCGCACAACTTTGGGGACGCGCCAGAATTAAGGATTTGATGAATCAAATGTTTGGCGGCGAAACTAAAACTGGTGTGGATGCAGTGACGGAAACTGCTTTAAGCTATCGCTTGTTGTCGCAATACACCGCTTTTGTCGCCGTCAGTGAAGAAGTGCGCGTGAATCCTGATGGTACTCGTCAGCGGGTGCAAGTTCCCGTAGAATTGCCCCAAGGTGTCAGTTACGAAGGAATTTTTGGTCGAGAAGAAGGTGTTTCTCCTGGTGGTAATATGCGATTTGCATCTCCTCGTAGTAGGGCTGCTGGAGGCGTTCGCGGTGGGGATTTCAGCACCACTAATCGCTTGCAAGGACAGACAATTTTCCCACTGTCTCCCCCACCACCGCCACCGCCACCACCACCGCAACCTATTCGCGGACTTGATGGAGATGTTGCTCAAAACACTTCGCGGATTGAGGTGATTAGTGCTGATGGATTGGATGCAAATGCGATCGCATCAATCACACAAAAATTGCAAAATGTTAATATTCCTAACAATATTAGTGGGGAAATAGTCTTAGAATTATCGCTGCAAAATGGTCGAGTTAGACGAATTATTTTGGATGATAAAGCATCGACGGCGAAAGATCAAAAAGTTGTTGATGAGATTAGGCGATCGCTTTTAACTTGGCAAGCTCCAAAATCTATTAATAATACCATTCGCCTACGTTTGCGAATTCGCAATTAA
- a CDS encoding carbonic anhydrase yields the protein MRKLIRGLQEFQSNYFTNHRELFEKLSEEQHPRALFITCSDSRIDPNLLTQTEPGELFIIRNAGNIIPPYRAANGGEGAAIEYAVVALEIKQIIVCGHSNCGAMKGLLQIGNLAEEMPLVYDWLKHAEATRRLIKENYQNYEGKELLDATIEENVFTQIENLRTYPVIHSKLHSGELSIYGWVYKIETGGVFVYSMERCNIQAKHEEINLNLLDDSVQSTEFNSPTISII from the coding sequence ATGAGAAAACTAATTAGAGGATTGCAAGAATTTCAATCCAATTACTTCACCAACCATCGAGAATTATTTGAAAAACTCTCAGAAGAACAGCATCCCAGAGCTTTATTTATTACTTGTTCAGACTCCCGCATCGATCCTAATTTGTTGACTCAAACTGAACCAGGTGAATTATTTATCATTAGGAATGCAGGTAATATTATTCCTCCATACCGTGCAGCTAATGGGGGAGAAGGAGCAGCGATCGAATATGCAGTAGTAGCATTAGAAATTAAACAAATTATTGTTTGCGGACACTCTAATTGCGGAGCCATGAAAGGATTACTACAAATAGGTAATCTTGCTGAAGAAATGCCATTAGTTTATGATTGGTTAAAGCACGCCGAAGCTACTCGGAGACTAATCAAAGAAAATTATCAGAATTACGAAGGTAAGGAACTATTAGACGCGACGATTGAAGAAAATGTTTTTACTCAAATAGAAAATTTACGTACTTATCCTGTGATTCATTCCAAACTGCACAGTGGTGAATTAAGCATTTACGGTTGGGTTTATAAAATTGAAACAGGTGGCGTTTTTGTTTACAGTATGGAAAGATGTAATATTCAAGCAAAACATGAAGAGATAAACTTGAACTTGTTAGATGATTCTGTACAATCAACGGAATTTAATTCTCCAACAATTAGTATAATCTAA
- a CDS encoding Rpn family recombination-promoting nuclease/putative transposase — MRRDSIFYKLFQQSPSLLFDLLATPPANASGYRFDSVAVKEPKFEIDGVFLPPETDNSGIIYFCEVQFQKDERLYERLFAEIFLYFYRNRERYYNWQAVLIYPTRSIEQGDTHPYRSLLNCDQVHRVYLNELGEIRQLPLGIALMVLTIVEEEQAPEEARYLLARTQQEITEPERSRAIIDTIATIIVYKFINLSRREVEAMLGLRLEESRVYQEAKEEGRQEGRQEGRLEGRLEGRQQEAANLVFRLLSRRFGELPQELGERIFNLSLSVLEDLSEALLDFVNLDDLLAWLEVNDRR, encoded by the coding sequence ATGCGGCGAGATTCAATATTTTACAAACTCTTCCAACAATCACCAAGTCTACTGTTCGACTTGCTGGCAACACCCCCAGCAAATGCCAGCGGATACCGCTTTGACTCAGTAGCAGTTAAAGAACCAAAATTTGAAATTGATGGCGTATTTCTACCACCTGAAACTGACAATTCAGGAATCATCTACTTCTGCGAAGTCCAATTTCAGAAAGACGAACGGTTATATGAACGTTTATTCGCGGAAATATTTTTGTATTTCTACCGTAATCGAGAGCGTTATTATAATTGGCAAGCCGTACTGATTTATCCGACACGGAGTATTGAACAGGGTGATACTCATCCCTATCGATCGCTGCTAAACTGTGACCAAGTGCATCGAGTTTACTTAAATGAATTAGGTGAAATTCGACAGTTACCGTTAGGAATAGCTTTAATGGTGCTAACAATCGTCGAGGAAGAACAAGCACCAGAAGAAGCACGGTATTTACTGGCACGCACCCAACAAGAAATTACTGAACCAGAAAGAAGTCGCGCCATAATAGATACGATCGCAACAATTATAGTTTACAAGTTTATTAATTTAAGTCGGCGAGAGGTGGAAGCAATGTTAGGACTACGTTTAGAAGAATCTAGAGTTTATCAGGAAGCCAAAGAAGAAGGACGGCAAGAAGGACGGCAAGAAGGACGACTTGAAGGACGACTTGAAGGACGACAGCAGGAAGCAGCTAACCTTGTGTTCCGTCTTTTATCACGCCGCTTTGGAGAGTTACCCCAGGAACTCGGAGAACGCATTTTTAACTTATCGCTAAGTGTGCTGGAAGATTTAAGCGAGGCATTGTTGGATTTTGTTAATTTGGATGATTTGTTAGCTTGGTTAGAGGTAAACGATCGCAGATAA
- a CDS encoding serine/threonine-protein kinase — MLGKTLRGRYQIIRQLGSGGFSTTFVAKDLDLPGQPLCVVKQLKSNDSDPLILQTVRRLFDTEAQVLYRLGKHEQIPQLYAHFEENQEFYLVQEYIEGEDISQELLTDKTLNESQIIDFLQDILGTLAFVHEQDVIHRDIKPSNLIRRQKDGKIVLIDFGAVKEIRSLVLHSEEQMTGTILIGSSGYMPSEQLKGKPRFSSDIYAVGVTAIQLLTGVSPDKFEEDLESGEIIWRNQASISNELAIILERMVRSHFKDRYQSVKELLFDLEKLRNYTGQVTQILPPADNKYRHFKKYFYILMLLFIAGLSFGMAKLWSYIYPKNAVISSSEVTITPILASTNNQAIKLLKQGKTLIELHRYEEAINAIDQSLQFDAKYPESWVKKGQALSKLQKYEEAQKSYEEALKIQADYSLAWYERGLVLEKLNRQELAQESLMKAIEIQPNYPEAWYNLGRIQSQEKKYKEAYFSLAKATEIKPDYSDAWYKLGVVLNQIKQPKKALSALEKALEIESNYMEAWIEHGSTLTELKQYEEAVVSFNKALEINAESADAWQKRGYILGELKRYDEAIASLDKAIQIKPDYAEAWYHRGVILSLMNNDDEAIASLDKATQIKPDYHAAWYQRGLILEKQQKFAEAIEAYNKTIQIWPVNQEAIANRKRLQRKLGR, encoded by the coding sequence ATGCTTGGAAAAACGCTGCGTGGACGCTACCAAATTATTCGTCAGTTAGGAAGCGGAGGATTTTCAACAACATTTGTGGCCAAAGATCTAGATCTTCCTGGCCAACCTCTTTGTGTTGTTAAACAACTTAAATCAAATGATTCCGATCCCTTGATCTTACAAACTGTGAGACGTTTGTTCGATACAGAAGCACAAGTACTTTACCGTTTGGGAAAACACGAACAAATTCCTCAACTTTACGCACATTTTGAAGAAAACCAAGAGTTTTACTTAGTCCAAGAATACATAGAAGGAGAAGATATTTCCCAGGAATTACTTACCGACAAAACATTAAATGAATCTCAAATAATTGATTTTCTACAAGACATTTTAGGAACTTTAGCTTTTGTTCATGAACAAGATGTAATTCATCGGGATATTAAACCATCAAATCTAATTAGAAGGCAGAAAGACGGCAAGATAGTTTTAATAGATTTTGGCGCAGTTAAAGAAATTAGAAGTTTGGTTTTGCATTCGGAAGAACAGATGACAGGAACTATTTTAATTGGTTCTTCTGGGTATATGCCAAGCGAACAATTAAAAGGAAAACCAAGATTTAGCAGTGATATTTATGCTGTGGGAGTGACGGCAATTCAACTGTTAACTGGAGTATCGCCAGATAAATTTGAAGAAGACTTAGAATCTGGGGAAATTATTTGGCGTAATCAGGCATCAATAAGTAATGAATTAGCAATAATTTTAGAAAGAATGGTGCGATCGCATTTTAAAGATCGCTATCAATCAGTTAAAGAACTACTGTTCGACTTAGAGAAATTACGTAACTACACAGGTCAAGTTACCCAAATCTTACCACCAGCAGATAATAAATATAGACATTTCAAAAAATACTTTTATATATTAATGCTTTTATTCATAGCAGGCTTAAGTTTTGGTATGGCAAAATTGTGGAGTTACATCTACCCTAAAAATGCCGTAATTTCATCGTCCGAAGTTACTATTACACCTATCTTGGCATCAACAAATAATCAAGCTATAAAACTTCTCAAACAAGGGAAAACATTAATAGAATTACACCGTTATGAAGAGGCAATTAATGCGATCGATCAATCATTACAGTTCGATGCAAAATATCCTGAATCCTGGGTGAAAAAAGGTCAAGCATTAAGTAAATTACAAAAATATGAAGAAGCCCAAAAATCTTATGAAGAAGCTTTAAAAATTCAAGCAGATTATTCTTTGGCTTGGTATGAAAGAGGCTTGGTTTTAGAAAAATTAAATCGCCAGGAATTAGCGCAAGAATCGCTAATGAAAGCCATTGAAATTCAACCTAATTATCCTGAAGCTTGGTATAATTTAGGGAGGATACAAAGCCAAGAAAAGAAATATAAAGAAGCTTACTTTTCTCTTGCTAAAGCTACAGAAATTAAGCCGGATTATAGTGATGCTTGGTATAAATTAGGTGTAGTGTTGAACCAAATTAAACAACCTAAGAAAGCATTGTCTGCGTTAGAAAAAGCTCTAGAAATTGAAAGTAATTATATGGAAGCTTGGATAGAACATGGCTCAACTTTGACAGAATTAAAGCAATATGAAGAAGCTGTTGTTTCTTTCAATAAAGCTTTGGAAATCAATGCAGAATCAGCAGATGCTTGGCAGAAAAGAGGCTATATTTTGGGAGAACTGAAAAGATATGACGAAGCGATCGCATCTTTAGATAAAGCCATCCAGATTAAACCAGATTACGCCGAAGCTTGGTATCATCGAGGAGTAATTTTATCCCTGATGAATAATGATGATGAAGCGATCGCATCTTTAGATAAAGCTACCCAAATTAAACCAGATTATCACGCAGCTTGGTATCAACGAGGATTGATTTTAGAGAAACAGCAAAAATTTGCCGAAGCGATCGAAGCTTACAATAAAACTATCCAAATTTGGCCTGTTAATCAAGAAGCCATTGCCAACCGCAAACGCCTACAAAGAAAACTAGGTCGTTAA
- the glcD gene encoding glycolate oxidase subunit GlcD has product MITQEKSQINWQPIIKQFAAIVGEKNVVQRREELLTYECDGLTSYRQRPAIVVLPRTTEQVAELVKICDQNQITWVARGAGTGLSGGALPIENCVLIVTALMNKILEIDLENQRVVVQPGVINNWVTQAVSGAGFYYAPDPSSQIICSIGGNVAENSGGVHCLKYGVTTNHVLGLKLVLPDGSIVDTGSFVPEMPGYDLTGLFVGSEGTLGIATEITLKILKTAESICVLLADFTSIEACGAAVSDIISAGIIPAGMEIMDNLSINAVEDVVATGCYPRDATAILLVEIDGLQVEVETNKKRIAEICQKNGARSTTTANDPETRLKFWKGRKAAFAAAGHISPDYYVQDGVIPRTQLAYILREIEALSEKYGYRVANVFHAGDGNLHPLVLYDNSVPGALEKVEELGGDILKLCVKVGGSLSGEHGIGADKKCYMPEMFTEIDLETMQWVRQVFNPKGLANPGKIFPTPRTCGEAARAQAEKKFEKVELF; this is encoded by the coding sequence ATGATTACCCAAGAAAAATCCCAAATAAATTGGCAACCAATTATCAAGCAATTTGCAGCTATAGTTGGTGAAAAAAACGTAGTGCAGCGGCGAGAAGAACTACTAACTTATGAATGTGACGGACTCACCAGCTATCGCCAACGACCAGCTATAGTCGTACTACCACGCACCACCGAACAAGTAGCAGAATTAGTTAAAATATGTGACCAAAATCAAATTACTTGGGTAGCAAGAGGCGCAGGAACCGGACTTTCTGGTGGTGCTTTACCAATAGAAAATTGCGTCCTGATTGTTACCGCTTTAATGAATAAAATCTTAGAAATAGACTTAGAAAACCAGCGAGTTGTAGTTCAACCAGGAGTAATAAATAACTGGGTAACTCAAGCAGTTAGCGGTGCAGGATTTTATTACGCACCCGACCCTTCAAGTCAAATTATTTGTTCTATCGGTGGCAATGTTGCCGAAAACTCTGGCGGCGTTCATTGCTTAAAATATGGAGTCACAACTAATCATGTTTTAGGATTAAAACTTGTCCTTCCCGATGGTTCAATTGTTGATACCGGAAGTTTCGTTCCTGAAATGCCAGGTTATGATTTAACAGGATTATTTGTTGGTTCTGAAGGTACTCTGGGAATTGCTACAGAAATTACTTTAAAAATACTTAAAACAGCCGAATCAATTTGTGTGCTTTTAGCAGATTTCACTAGTATAGAAGCTTGCGGCGCAGCGGTTTCTGATATTATCAGTGCTGGAATTATTCCGGCTGGCATGGAAATCATGGATAACCTCAGCATTAATGCAGTAGAAGATGTCGTCGCTACTGGATGTTATCCGCGTGACGCAACGGCTATTTTGTTAGTAGAAATAGATGGTTTACAAGTAGAAGTTGAAACTAATAAAAAACGGATTGCCGAAATTTGTCAAAAGAACGGCGCACGTAGTACAACTACAGCAAACGACCCGGAAACGAGATTAAAATTCTGGAAAGGACGTAAAGCAGCATTCGCCGCAGCAGGACATATCAGTCCTGATTATTATGTACAAGATGGCGTAATTCCTCGGACTCAATTAGCTTACATTTTGCGAGAAATAGAAGCATTAAGTGAAAAATATGGTTATCGTGTTGCTAATGTATTTCATGCTGGAGATGGCAATTTACATCCATTAGTTCTCTATGATAATTCAGTGCCGGGAGCATTAGAAAAAGTCGAAGAATTGGGAGGCGATATTCTCAAACTGTGCGTAAAAGTTGGGGGAAGTCTTTCCGGCGAACATGGCATTGGTGCAGATAAAAAATGTTATATGCCGGAAATGTTTACGGAAATAGATTTGGAAACTATGCAATGGGTACGGCAAGTTTTTAATCCCAAAGGTTTAGCAAATCCGGGGAAAATTTTCCCCACTCCTCGTACTTGTGGGGAAGCAGCACGCGCTCAAGCTGAGAAAAAATTTGAGAAAGTCGAGTTATTTTGA